The Sporosarcina sp. Te-1 DNA window TTCGATATATTCACGGATTTTCAAGTCTTCGTGTAATAGGTCTGCGTAGTCTTTTTCTGCATACCACTTCGAATCCCAATCACGAATGATGCCAACCCGTAAACCATTAGGATGTACTTTTTGACCCACGAATTATCCCTCCTTCTTTTCAGATACCACTACAGTGATGTGGCTCGTACGTTTGTTGATCGCACTTGCACGACCTTGTGCACGTGGACGGAAACGTTTCATTGTCGGACCTTCATCAACGAATACTTCGCTTACGATGAGGTTTTCGACATCCATTTCATAGTTGTGTTCAGCGTTTGCGATTGCTGATTTTAATACTTTTTCTACAACCGGAGATGCCGCTTTAGGCGTCAGGCGTAGAATCGCGACAGCTTCACCGATTTTCTTGCCCCGGATAAGATCAACGACCAAACGGACTTTGCGAGGAGCAATACGGACTGTGCGGGCAGTAGCTTTTACTTGTTGCATCAGGAATACCTCCTCTCAATTAGCGTTTTGTTTTCTTATCGTCGGCACCATGACCTTTGTAAGTGCGCGTAGGTACGAATTCGCCCAATTTGTGACCAACCATATCTTCAGTCACATAAACAGGTACGTGTTTGCGTCCGTCGTATACTGCAATCGTCAATCCGATGAAAGACGGGAAGATAGTAGAACGGCGAGACCAAGTTTTGATAACCTGTTTCTTTTGTGCATCTTTTTGTACATCAACCTTTTTTAATAGATGATCATCTGCAAAAGGTCCTTTTTTCAAGCTGCGGCCCATGTCGAAACCTCCCTCCGTGATTGTACTACGGCCCAGTCATTGAACCGCAGTGCCATCACATTATTTTTTACGACGACGAACGATAAGTTTGTCGGATTTGTTGTTTTTCTTACGTGTTTTATAGCCAAGAGCCGGTTTACCCCAAGGAGTAACAGGAGTCGGACGACCGATTGGTGTACGTCCTTCACCACCACCGTGTGGGTGATCGTTCGGGTTCATTACAGAACCACGGACTGTAGGGCGCTTGCCTAACCAACGAGAACGACCTGCTTTACCGATGTTGATCAATTCGTGCTGCTCGTTGCCAACTTGGCCGATTGTAGCGCGGCAAGTAGCAAGAACCATGCGAACTTCACCAGATTGTAGACGGATGATGACATATTTGCCTTCACGACCTAGCAGCTGTGCAGATGTACCTGCAGAACGTACTAGCTGACCGCCTTTACCAGGCTTTAACTCGATGTTGTGGATCGTAGAACCCATTGGGATGTTTTCTAGTGGAAGTGAGTTTCCTACACGGATATCAGCTTCCGGTCCAGACATGATTGTCATGCCTACTTCAAGACCTTTTGGTGCTAGAATGTAGCGTTTCTCTCCATCTGCATAGTTGATCAATGCGATGTTAGCAGAACGGTTTGGATCGTATTCGATCGTAGCAACGCGTCCTGGAATGCCATCTTTCAGACGTTGGAAATCGATGACACGGTATTGGCGCTTGTGGCCTCCACCTTGGTGACGAACAGTCATTCTACCTTGGTTGTTACGGCCGCCTTTGCGTTTAAGCGGTGTAAGCAATGATTTTTCCGGCTTATCTGTCGTGATGTCAGAGAAGTCCGAGCTAGTCATGTTACGACGTCCGTTGGAGGTAGGTTTGTATTTCTTAATCGCCATTGGTATTCCCTCCTTCGTTTAATTGCGTTTCAATTACATTTCAAATAGTTCGATGTCTTTGGAGTCTGCTGTTAGCGTAACGATCGCTTTGCGGCGTTTGTTCGTGTATCCAGCATGTTTGCCCATACGCTTGAACTTACCTTTGTAGTTCTGAACGTTGACTTTTGCCACTTTCACGCCGAAAATTTCTTCGACAGCTTGCTTTACATGCGTTTTGTTAGCGCGTGTATCCACTTCGAAAGTGTATTTTTTGAACTCCATTTGTTCAGAAGAACGCTCGGTAATGACCGGACGTTTCAATACATCACGTGCTTCCATTAACCAAGCACCTCCTCTAATTTTTCAACTGCACCTTTCGTGATGACAAGCTTGTCATGTGCGACAAGGTCAAGCACATTGATGCCGTTAGCTGTAACGACGCTTACTCCAGGGATGTTACGAGCGGACAATGCCACTGTTTCATCTAGGTCAGCCGTTACAAATAAAGCTTTTTTATCAATTGATAGGTTTTCAAGCACTTTTACAAATTCTTTTGTTTTCGGTGCGTCGAAAGCAAGACCTTCCAATACGATGATTTCTTCGTCACGAACTTTTGTGGATAGTGCAGAACGAAGAGCCAAGCGACGAACTTTTTTAGGAAGTTTGTAGCTGTAGCTTCTTGGAGTTGGACCGAATACGATACCGCCTCCACGCCATTGTGGTGATCGGATGGACCCTTGACGAGCACGTCCTGTTCCTTTTTGGCGCCATGGTTTACGTCCACCGCCGGCTACTTCCGCGCGAGTTTTTACTTTATGGTTCCCTTGGCGCAAAGAAGCGCGTTGTTGAACCAATGTTTCAAATAGGACAGCCTCATTCGGTTCGATTCCGAAGATTCCTTCGTTCAATTCGATTTCGCCGACTGAAGAACCTGTCTGGTTTAGTACGGATACTTTAGGCATTCCTGTTTCCTCCTTCCTTTAGAAATTAGTTCCCTTTAATAGCACTTTTCACTTGAATCAATGATTTGCGTGCTCCTGGAACATTACCTTTAACAAGCAACAAGTTACGCTCAGCGTCAACTCGTACGATTTCAAGGTTTTGGATTGTGATTGTTTTCCCGCCTGTACGTCCAGGTAGTTTCATACCTTTGAATACGCGTTGACCGTCAACAGCTCCTAGGGAACCTGGTGCACGGTGGAAACGGGAACCGTGGCTCATTGGGCCGCGGGAGTGTCCGTGGCGTTTGATAACACCTTGGAATCCTTTACCTTTTGATACTCCTGTAATGTCAACGATATCGCCTTCAGCGAATGCGTCAACTTTGACTTCCTGACCAACTTCATACCCAGCCACATCCAATCCGCGGAATTCACGGATGAAGCGCTTAGGTGCCGTTTCAGCTTTCGCAACGTGTCCCTTTTCAGGTTTGTTTGCAAGCTTTTCACGTTTATCTTCGAATCCAAGCTGGATTGCTTCGTAGCCGTCCGTTTCAGCTGTCTTCTTTTGAAGAACAACGTTAGGAGCAGCTTCAATCACAGTTACTGGGATCAAATCGCCGTTTTCAGCAAAAATTTGCGTCATACCGACTTTTCTTCCTAAGATTCCTTTGGTCATTTGTCACACCTCCTGAAATAGTTTGTTTTGTATTGGTAAGATTAAAGTTTGATTTCGATGTCTACGCCTGACGGTAAGTCAAGTTTCATCAACGCATCGACAGTTTGTGGTGTCGGATTGACGATATCGATTAGACGTTTATGCGTACGCATTTCGAACTGCTCGCGCGAATCTTTGTACTTATGTACCGCACGAAGGATCGTGTAGACAGATCTTTCAGTTGGCAACGGAATCGGACCTGATACGCTAGCACCTGAACGTTTTGCTGTTTCAACGATCTTTTCAGCTGACTGATCAAGAATACGGTGATCATATGCTTTCAAACGAATACGAATCTTTTGTTTTGCCATTATTTTCCCTCCTTTTTCGCCTATTTTCTAGACATTCTCCACGGAAATTTCCCACACGCGCGCCATGGCAAAGCGGCCGGGCGTGTCGGCAACCTCCCGCTTCATCGCAGTCAAAGACCAACATTCAACATTATACATAAGGATATAGATTTCCGCAAGTCTTTTACGAGAAAATCTTTTCTTAACCTTGCTTATTATATATTTCTCTGGTCAGATATTCAAGTAGAATCCATTCATTTGGAAAATAGTCAGAGAAGTATGGACCGTAATTGGATTCGCGAAGTCAATATACAATACTTCCTGTCGCTTTGAAACTCTGTAAGCCTTGTTTACAAGCGATTTCTTACATGCAATCGAGCATTTAATTGGAATGGTATGCACCATGAAATGGCGCCAAATGCAATAGGTATTTTCAATTTGTATTCTATACATGAAAAATCCCGCCACAAAGGACGGGATTTTCACGATTGCAATCAAGTGTATTTCTTACTTTTCGATTGTAGCAACAACGCCAGCGCCTACTGTACGTCCACCTTCACGGATTGAGAATTTAGTACCTTCTTCAATCGCGATTGGAGAGATCAATTCAACAGTCATTTCAACGTTGTCTCCAGGCATTACCATCTCAACGCCTTCTGGAAGTGAGATGATTCCAGTTACGTCAGTTGTACGGAAGTAGAACTGTGGACGGTAGTTAGAGAAGAATGGAGTATGACGTCCACCCTCTTCTTTAGAAAGAACGTAAACTTCTGATTTGAATCTAGTGTGTGGTGTGATAGTACCCGGCTTTGCAAGTACTTGACCA harbors:
- the rplB gene encoding 50S ribosomal protein L2, which gives rise to MAIKKYKPTSNGRRNMTSSDFSDITTDKPEKSLLTPLKRKGGRNNQGRMTVRHQGGGHKRQYRVIDFQRLKDGIPGRVATIEYDPNRSANIALINYADGEKRYILAPKGLEVGMTIMSGPEADIRVGNSLPLENIPMGSTIHNIELKPGKGGQLVRSAGTSAQLLGREGKYVIIRLQSGEVRMVLATCRATIGQVGNEQHELINIGKAGRSRWLGKRPTVRGSVMNPNDHPHGGGEGRTPIGRPTPVTPWGKPALGYKTRKKNNKSDKLIVRRRKK
- the rplV gene encoding 50S ribosomal protein L22, whose protein sequence is MQQVKATARTVRIAPRKVRLVVDLIRGKKIGEAVAILRLTPKAASPVVEKVLKSAIANAEHNYEMDVENLIVSEVFVDEGPTMKRFRPRAQGRASAINKRTSHITVVVSEKKEG
- the rpsS gene encoding 30S ribosomal protein S19, with the translated sequence MGRSLKKGPFADDHLLKKVDVQKDAQKKQVIKTWSRRSTIFPSFIGLTIAVYDGRKHVPVYVTEDMVGHKLGEFVPTRTYKGHGADDKKTKR
- the rpsJ gene encoding 30S ribosomal protein S10; protein product: MAKQKIRIRLKAYDHRILDQSAEKIVETAKRSGASVSGPIPLPTERSVYTILRAVHKYKDSREQFEMRTHKRLIDIVNPTPQTVDALMKLDLPSGVDIEIKL
- the rplC gene encoding 50S ribosomal protein L3, giving the protein MTKGILGRKVGMTQIFAENGDLIPVTVIEAAPNVVLQKKTAETDGYEAIQLGFEDKREKLANKPEKGHVAKAETAPKRFIREFRGLDVAGYEVGQEVKVDAFAEGDIVDITGVSKGKGFQGVIKRHGHSRGPMSHGSRFHRAPGSLGAVDGQRVFKGMKLPGRTGGKTITIQNLEIVRVDAERNLLLVKGNVPGARKSLIQVKSAIKGN
- the rplW gene encoding 50S ribosomal protein L23, whose product is MEARDVLKRPVITERSSEQMEFKKYTFEVDTRANKTHVKQAVEEIFGVKVAKVNVQNYKGKFKRMGKHAGYTNKRRKAIVTLTADSKDIELFEM
- the rplD gene encoding 50S ribosomal protein L4, whose amino-acid sequence is MPKVSVLNQTGSSVGEIELNEGIFGIEPNEAVLFETLVQQRASLRQGNHKVKTRAEVAGGGRKPWRQKGTGRARQGSIRSPQWRGGGIVFGPTPRSYSYKLPKKVRRLALRSALSTKVRDEEIIVLEGLAFDAPKTKEFVKVLENLSIDKKALFVTADLDETVALSARNIPGVSVVTANGINVLDLVAHDKLVITKGAVEKLEEVLG